Proteins from one uncultured Cohaesibacter sp. genomic window:
- a CDS encoding AAA family ATPase, which produces MKFTKLRLLGFKSFVEPMDFIIETGLTGVVGPNGCGKSNLVESLRWVMGENSYKNMRASGMDDVIFAGSTNRPARNTAEVTVHLDNSDRTAPAGFNDSDELEISRRIERENGSNYRINGKDARARDIQLLFADASTGSRSPSMVGQGRIGEIISQKPTQRRGLLEEAAGISGLHSRRHEAELRLKAAEANLERLEDIMAQISTQLEGLKRQARQASRYRNLSSDIRATEATLYHLRWQEILAEEEKAKEALRLADLKVAEATTAQSAAAREEAVVNHALPALRDESAAKAASLQRLTLAARELDNEEKRVEEKLADLARRIEQLKADKLREKQMLDENADLLKTLDDERAELTAEDEGAAKTQEAADEALKKAEEDLAKAEGVASDWTSRLAEAEGSARQLQQATEAARGRLARLSSQKAQSERDLDRVNEQLDKDTGLDDLREQVESASEVLAILEEETEAATSAVADAREAETTARRARAEAESAFNRLDTEARTLAKIVEGGQDKRYPPVLDSLKVDAGYEVALASALGEDLDAPLDAAAPRHWGEMGGDVEDPAMPHDLPCLSAYVSGPERLTRRLDQIGIVDASLGADLQKHLKPGQRLVSREGDLWRWDGLVIRAGAPTPAAQRLEQRNRLEELEGRLDEAEERLNDARNAFEEQRTIASDMAREEQTKRNRWRDAQKRLSSLRDNLAKAERDANQILARKATLEATIGRLTEEEGEARSAFEDAEKQQKDLPAIDHLQRERDNARLIQSEKRSLLTEARAKADSLVRDAIMRAKRLAAIERERSSWVSRAENADAQIATLDARLSETEKEREQLTDTPDEIAIRRRTLLSEIAKAEEAQKEAGDKLTEAERTALEAGVAAKSAMEALSSTREERSRADERINGIKARKDELTRQIDDAMDCAPAATFGLSGLKKDAPLPAMASVEGRLERLKNERERLGGVNLRADEEAGEISEQLVTMETERDDLIEAIKKLRTGIFNLNKEARARLLSSFDVVNSHFKSLFAKLFGGGEAELTLTDADDPLQAGLDIIARPPGKKPQTMTLLSGGEQALTAMALIFAVFLTNPAPICVLDEVDAPLDDANVERFCALLEEMRTLTETRFVTITHNPITMSRMDRLFGVTMAERGVSQLVSVNLEAAEELIAEDENRAAIATVPPGYPQP; this is translated from the coding sequence ATGAAATTCACCAAGCTGCGCCTATTGGGCTTCAAATCCTTCGTGGAGCCGATGGATTTTATTATCGAGACGGGGCTCACCGGCGTCGTCGGGCCCAATGGTTGCGGCAAGTCCAATCTGGTGGAATCTCTGCGCTGGGTGATGGGCGAGAACAGCTACAAGAATATGCGCGCCTCCGGCATGGATGACGTCATCTTTGCTGGCTCCACCAACCGACCGGCCCGCAACACCGCCGAGGTGACCGTTCATCTCGACAACAGCGATCGCACCGCACCTGCCGGTTTCAACGATAGCGACGAGCTGGAAATATCGCGCCGCATCGAGCGCGAGAATGGTTCCAATTATCGCATCAATGGCAAGGATGCGCGCGCGCGCGACATCCAGCTGCTGTTTGCCGATGCCTCCACAGGCTCCCGCTCGCCGTCGATGGTGGGGCAGGGGCGCATTGGCGAGATCATCAGCCAGAAGCCGACACAGCGCCGTGGCCTCTTGGAAGAAGCTGCAGGCATTTCCGGCCTGCATAGTCGCCGTCATGAAGCGGAACTGCGTCTGAAGGCCGCTGAAGCCAATCTGGAGCGCCTTGAGGACATCATGGCGCAAATATCGACCCAGCTTGAGGGCCTCAAGCGTCAGGCCCGTCAAGCCAGCCGTTATCGCAATCTTTCCTCCGACATCCGCGCAACAGAAGCAACGCTCTATCATCTGCGCTGGCAGGAAATATTGGCCGAAGAGGAAAAAGCAAAGGAAGCCCTGCGTCTGGCCGATCTGAAGGTCGCCGAGGCGACCACGGCCCAGTCTGCGGCCGCACGCGAAGAAGCCGTGGTCAATCATGCCCTACCGGCCCTGCGCGATGAATCCGCAGCCAAAGCCGCATCTTTGCAGCGCCTGACATTGGCGGCCCGCGAACTCGACAACGAGGAAAAGCGCGTTGAAGAAAAACTCGCCGACCTCGCCCGTCGCATTGAGCAGCTCAAGGCCGACAAACTGCGCGAAAAGCAAATGCTTGACGAGAATGCGGATCTGCTCAAGACCCTCGATGACGAGCGGGCGGAGCTGACCGCCGAGGATGAGGGCGCAGCCAAGACACAAGAAGCTGCAGATGAAGCGCTCAAAAAGGCCGAAGAGGATCTGGCCAAGGCGGAGGGTGTTGCCAGCGACTGGACCTCCCGTCTGGCCGAAGCCGAAGGCTCTGCGCGGCAATTGCAGCAGGCAACGGAAGCCGCAAGAGGGCGTCTGGCGCGCTTGTCCAGCCAGAAGGCCCAGAGTGAGCGTGATCTGGATCGCGTCAACGAACAATTGGACAAGGATACCGGGCTGGATGACTTGCGCGAGCAGGTGGAAAGCGCTTCCGAAGTGTTGGCGATCCTTGAAGAGGAGACGGAAGCCGCCACCAGCGCCGTTGCTGACGCACGCGAGGCAGAAACCACTGCCCGTCGTGCGCGTGCTGAAGCTGAAAGCGCCTTTAACCGGCTCGACACCGAAGCCCGTACGCTGGCCAAGATCGTCGAGGGCGGGCAGGACAAACGCTATCCGCCAGTGCTTGATAGTCTCAAGGTGGATGCTGGCTACGAGGTGGCGCTCGCCTCCGCGCTCGGCGAAGATCTTGATGCACCGCTTGATGCAGCCGCACCGCGTCATTGGGGTGAGATGGGGGGCGACGTTGAAGATCCGGCCATGCCGCATGATCTGCCTTGCCTGAGCGCCTATGTGTCCGGCCCCGAACGCCTGACCCGCCGCCTTGATCAGATCGGGATTGTTGATGCCAGCCTTGGTGCTGACTTGCAGAAACACCTGAAGCCGGGCCAACGACTGGTCAGCCGCGAAGGCGATTTGTGGCGTTGGGATGGTCTGGTCATCCGCGCCGGAGCGCCCACGCCCGCAGCCCAGCGCCTTGAACAGCGCAATCGCCTTGAAGAGTTGGAAGGCCGTCTGGACGAAGCTGAGGAGCGCCTCAATGATGCACGCAATGCCTTTGAGGAACAGCGCACCATCGCCTCGGATATGGCGCGGGAAGAACAAACCAAGCGCAATCGCTGGCGAGATGCCCAGAAACGCCTTTCGTCCCTGCGTGACAACCTGGCCAAAGCCGAGCGCGACGCCAACCAGATATTGGCGCGCAAGGCGACGCTGGAAGCCACCATCGGCCGGTTGACTGAGGAAGAGGGCGAGGCAAGGAGCGCCTTCGAAGATGCCGAGAAGCAGCAGAAGGATTTGCCTGCCATCGATCATCTCCAGCGTGAGCGGGACAATGCTCGGCTGATCCAGAGTGAAAAACGCAGCTTGCTGACCGAGGCGCGGGCCAAGGCTGATAGTCTTGTGCGCGATGCTATCATGCGTGCCAAGCGGCTGGCCGCAATCGAGCGCGAGCGCTCAAGTTGGGTGTCCCGCGCAGAAAATGCCGACGCCCAGATCGCCACACTCGATGCCCGTTTGTCCGAGACCGAAAAGGAGAGGGAGCAGCTCACGGACACTCCGGATGAGATCGCCATCAGGCGCCGCACCCTTTTGTCTGAAATCGCCAAGGCCGAGGAGGCGCAGAAGGAAGCGGGAGACAAGCTCACCGAGGCAGAGCGCACCGCTCTCGAGGCAGGTGTGGCCGCCAAGAGCGCCATGGAAGCCCTGAGCTCGACCCGCGAAGAACGCAGCCGTGCCGACGAACGCATCAATGGCATCAAGGCTCGCAAGGACGAACTGACCCGCCAGATCGACGATGCCATGGATTGTGCCCCCGCCGCCACCTTTGGCCTGTCTGGCCTCAAGAAAGATGCGCCGCTTCCCGCCATGGCATCGGTTGAAGGGCGGCTGGAGCGCCTAAAGAATGAACGAGAGCGGCTCGGTGGCGTCAACTTGCGTGCCGACGAAGAGGCGGGCGAGATTTCCGAACAGCTCGTCACCATGGAAACCGAGCGGGACGATCTGATTGAAGCCATCAAGAAGCTGCGTACGGGGATCTTCAACCTCAACAAGGAAGCCCGCGCCCGTTTGCTTTCTTCCTTTGACGTGGTCAACAGTCATTTCAAATCCCTGTTCGCCAAACTGTTCGGCGGCGGTGAGGCAGAACTCACATTGACCGATGCCGATGACCCACTTCAGGCTGGCCTTGATATCATCGCACGTCCTCCGGGTAAGAAACCCCAGACCATGACGCTGCTTTCAGGCGGAGAACAGGCGCTGACGGCCATGGCGCTTATCTTTGCGGTTTTTCTGACCAACCCGGCACCCATCTGCGTGCTCGATGAGGTTGACGCTCCGCTAGATGATGCCAATGTGGAGCGCTTCTGCGCCCTGCTGGAAGAAATGCGGACGCTTACGGAAACCCGCTTTGTCACCATCACGCATAACCCGATCACCATGTCCCGAATGGATCGGCTGTTCGGCGTGACCATGGCCGAGCGTGGCGTCTCGCAGCTTGTTTCCGTCAATCTGGAAGCGGCGGAAGAGTTGATCGCAGAAGATGAAAACCGCGCAGCCATAGCCACCGTGCCGCCGGGTTACCCGCAGCCGTAA
- a CDS encoding GFA family protein, which translates to MDEMLTGRCLCGAVEFEFPGHANPMVMCHCKQCRQWGGHAWPSITIQFSNLVIKKGQEALAWYQSSEFARRGFCSKCGSSLFWHADRHPEWRDEIAVSVGCIDDVHGRRLTKHIFASHKGDYYDITDNLPQEDD; encoded by the coding sequence ATGGATGAAATGCTGACAGGTCGGTGCCTTTGTGGTGCCGTTGAATTCGAATTTCCCGGTCATGCCAATCCCATGGTGATGTGTCACTGCAAGCAATGCCGCCAATGGGGAGGCCATGCCTGGCCCAGCATCACGATCCAGTTCAGCAATCTGGTGATCAAAAAGGGGCAAGAGGCTCTGGCTTGGTATCAGTCGTCCGAATTTGCGCGTCGTGGCTTCTGCTCCAAATGCGGCTCGTCGCTCTTCTGGCATGCGGATCGACATCCTGAATGGCGAGATGAAATTGCTGTCTCCGTGGGTTGTATCGATGATGTACATGGCCGGCGCCTAACCAAGCATATTTTCGCTTCGCACAAAGGCGATTATTACGACATCACCGACAATCTGCCACAAGAAGACGACTAG
- a CDS encoding class I SAM-dependent methyltransferase has translation MYDLLCTMAERPAPFCQYTAPDLWTRPHIAASMLAFHIDGSNDLASRKQESIISIVDWIAERFAIDGKRVCDLGCGPGLYANRLARKGAQVTGVDISTPSLAYARGHAPSAAPTGAPSYRLANYLEDPLPQEQDLVLLIYADYCALSPSQRRTLLARMRAQLNPGGAIVFDVFSDHMFQKLAESTVLEADLMGGFWAPSPYVGLKKSWLWPETTTGLDHYLIACPDETFEIYNWMQYFSPHSLKDELQQCGFDAPAMIDFQTGSVLGADYGDAFGAIVTV, from the coding sequence ATGTATGACCTTCTTTGCACTATGGCCGAACGTCCGGCCCCCTTTTGCCAATATACCGCTCCAGACCTCTGGACCCGCCCCCATATCGCGGCCAGCATGCTCGCCTTTCACATTGATGGCAGCAATGATCTGGCCTCCCGCAAGCAAGAGAGCATCATCTCGATTGTCGACTGGATTGCCGAACGCTTTGCCATTGATGGCAAACGGGTCTGCGACCTTGGCTGCGGCCCGGGGCTTTATGCCAATCGGCTGGCCCGAAAAGGGGCGCAAGTCACCGGCGTGGATATTTCAACCCCGTCGCTTGCCTATGCACGCGGCCATGCCCCGTCAGCCGCGCCAACTGGTGCACCAAGCTACCGTCTGGCCAATTATCTGGAAGATCCCCTGCCGCAAGAGCAGGATCTGGTCCTGTTGATCTATGCTGACTATTGTGCGCTCTCCCCCAGTCAACGCCGCACGCTGCTGGCCCGGATGCGGGCACAGCTTAATCCCGGCGGGGCCATCGTCTTTGATGTCTTCTCCGACCACATGTTCCAGAAGCTTGCAGAGAGCACCGTTTTGGAAGCAGACCTCATGGGTGGCTTCTGGGCGCCCTCTCCCTATGTTGGCCTCAAGAAAAGCTGGCTCTGGCCTGAGACAACGACTGGGCTTGATCATTATCTGATCGCATGCCCTGACGAGACATTCGAGATCTATAACTGGATGCAGTATTTCTCGCCCCATAGCCTCAAAGACGAGCTGCAACAGTGCGGTTTTGATGCTCCGGCCATGATCGATTTTCAGACGGGGTCAGTTCTGGGGGCTGACTATGGCGATGCCTTTGGAGCGATTGTTACAGTCTAG
- a CDS encoding glutathione S-transferase, which produces MTDQISADHLKLTLYIANKNYSSWSLRPWIAMKTKNIVFTEHLLQFDEATGHAHFIEYSPTKKVPALKIEEEGKEPVIICESLAILEVIADLFPEAGLWPVDVMERAKARAFAAEMHGGFFGLRGSCPMNIRREIKRLDLDPYSAAAVVKNVERIEQIWRECLDASGGPFLFGSFGAADAMFAPVINRFEKYELTDSEVFHAYRFAIKTLPAWKEWEEEALKEPWVVEEDEA; this is translated from the coding sequence ATGACCGACCAAATTTCCGCTGATCATCTCAAATTGACGCTGTATATCGCCAACAAGAATTACTCATCCTGGTCTTTGCGTCCCTGGATTGCCATGAAGACCAAAAATATCGTCTTCACCGAGCATCTGTTGCAATTTGATGAAGCCACCGGCCACGCCCATTTCATCGAATATTCACCGACCAAGAAAGTGCCGGCTCTGAAAATCGAAGAAGAGGGCAAGGAGCCTGTGATCATTTGCGAAAGCCTGGCTATTCTCGAGGTGATTGCAGATCTATTCCCCGAAGCAGGGCTCTGGCCCGTCGATGTCATGGAGCGCGCCAAGGCACGAGCCTTTGCCGCCGAAATGCATGGAGGCTTTTTCGGGCTGAGAGGCTCATGCCCGATGAATATCCGGCGAGAGATTAAACGGCTCGATCTGGATCCCTACAGTGCTGCTGCCGTGGTCAAGAATGTAGAACGGATTGAGCAGATCTGGCGTGAATGCCTTGATGCCTCTGGCGGCCCTTTTCTGTTCGGCTCCTTTGGCGCGGCGGATGCCATGTTTGCCCCGGTGATCAATCGTTTTGAGAAATATGAACTCACCGACAGCGAGGTGTTTCATGCTTATCGCTTTGCCATCAAAACCCTGCCTGCCTGGAAAGAATGGGAAGAGGAGGCCCTGAAGGAGCCTTGGGTCGTTGAAGAAGACGAAGCCTGA
- a CDS encoding SOS response-associated peptidase — MTGRLHLVAEEIELIKFFGVAELLPGLHKMPPRHNVAPSTPVLTITHEYGKRTARLMKWTFVPDWVKDPRDFTQISTARMETVEKKPSFKNAIRYRRCLVPVTGFYEWQRQKESGEGIPHFFRRSNEVLFALAGIWETWMGPNGEEFDGLALLTAPAKQPFRTISERLPLIIPPDDHDTWLNTRSGRFNEARPLLRSAPPDDLMAYPVSCRINNPSIDDASLVEPLKAPQGNTVQVTTACDSTQEKKGKAFKEKEEQKITKRKPEEDTQLDLF; from the coding sequence ATGACCGGTAGACTGCATCTTGTGGCAGAAGAGATTGAATTGATTAAATTTTTCGGTGTAGCGGAGCTTTTGCCCGGTTTGCACAAAATGCCGCCTAGACATAACGTCGCACCGAGCACTCCGGTTCTGACAATTACTCATGAATATGGCAAGCGCACCGCTCGGCTGATGAAATGGACTTTTGTGCCTGATTGGGTAAAAGATCCGCGTGATTTCACGCAAATCAGCACCGCTCGCATGGAAACCGTCGAGAAGAAGCCATCCTTCAAAAATGCAATTCGATACCGCCGATGTCTTGTGCCTGTGACCGGCTTTTATGAATGGCAACGGCAAAAGGAGAGCGGAGAGGGGATACCGCATTTCTTCCGGCGCAGCAATGAGGTTCTATTTGCCCTTGCTGGTATCTGGGAAACATGGATGGGTCCCAATGGCGAGGAATTTGATGGGCTCGCGTTGTTGACTGCGCCAGCAAAGCAGCCTTTTCGCACGATTTCCGAGAGGTTGCCCCTCATCATCCCACCTGACGACCATGATACGTGGTTGAACACCCGTTCTGGCCGTTTTAATGAAGCGCGTCCGCTGCTTAGGAGCGCTCCACCAGACGATCTGATGGCTTACCCTGTTTCCTGTCGCATCAATAATCCAAGCATTGACGATGCGTCCTTGGTTGAACCGCTTAAGGCCCCACAGGGAAACACTGTGCAGGTGACCACAGCATGCGATAGCACACAAGAGAAGAAGGGAAAGGCTTTCAAGGAGAAGGAGGAACAGAAGATCACCAAAAGGAAGCCTGAAGAAGATACCCAATTGGATCTTTTTTGA
- a CDS encoding porin yields the protein MNIKSLILGSAAALVAGGAAQAADLPVAEPVDYVKVCDAYGAGYFFIPGTDTCLKISGKVEFGIQNGFVDYRGVQRNTVDEVSYYTETTIAFDAKEETEFGTLAAHIEYDDNVGAGATSGANAAFDKAYLQLGGLYAGLTDSIVDFNAGLYYDDFGIGHGDLQTIGYVASLGNGVSATIALEEYNGTGIAGLAGMTAPSLAARLAVKQGWGSANVAGAVYQSRYWNGAFSADVGYIIGGEASFNLMEGLTFGIAGGYEDGYTNDGLGNTWSKWAVNGGFEYAFADNLVFGVDAGYVDFDEAAYKTWGTSAQITYTPVANLEIGARVGYEKTDFDAAAATDWDDVAGKLYLKRSF from the coding sequence ATGAACATCAAGAGCCTCATCCTTGGCTCCGCAGCTGCTTTGGTAGCTGGCGGTGCAGCACAGGCAGCAGACCTGCCAGTAGCAGAACCAGTAGATTACGTTAAAGTATGTGATGCATACGGCGCTGGTTACTTCTTCATCCCAGGTACCGATACCTGCCTGAAGATCTCTGGTAAAGTTGAATTCGGCATCCAGAACGGCTTCGTTGACTACCGTGGCGTACAGCGCAACACTGTAGACGAAGTTAGCTACTACACCGAAACCACCATCGCTTTCGATGCTAAAGAAGAAACCGAATTCGGTACTCTTGCTGCTCACATCGAATATGATGACAACGTAGGTGCTGGCGCAACTTCTGGTGCAAACGCTGCATTCGATAAAGCTTACCTGCAGCTCGGCGGCCTGTATGCTGGTCTGACCGACTCCATCGTCGACTTCAACGCTGGCCTGTACTATGATGACTTCGGCATCGGCCACGGTGACCTGCAGACCATCGGTTATGTTGCTTCCCTGGGTAACGGCGTATCCGCTACCATCGCTCTGGAAGAATACAACGGCACCGGCATTGCTGGCCTCGCTGGCATGACCGCTCCTTCCCTCGCTGCTCGCTTGGCTGTTAAGCAGGGCTGGGGTTCTGCAAACGTAGCTGGTGCTGTATACCAGTCTCGTTACTGGAACGGCGCTTTCTCTGCTGACGTTGGCTACATCATCGGTGGTGAAGCTTCCTTCAACCTGATGGAAGGCCTGACCTTCGGTATCGCTGGTGGCTACGAAGATGGCTACACCAACGACGGCCTGGGCAACACCTGGAGCAAATGGGCTGTTAACGGTGGCTTCGAATACGCCTTCGCTGACAACCTGGTATTCGGTGTTGACGCTGGTTACGTTGATTTCGACGAAGCAGCTTACAAAACCTGGGGTACTTCCGCTCAGATCACCTACACCCCAGTTGCTAATCTCGAAATTGGCGCTCGTGTAGGTTACGAAAAAACTGACTTCGACGCAGCAGCTGCAACTGACTGGGACGACGTAGCAGGCAAACTGTACCTGAAACGTTCTTTCTAA
- the lspA gene encoding signal peptidase II — protein sequence MSARSLGYLVALIGFVVDQAFKLWMLFGFQIDAVMRFEGPVRITPFFDLVLVWNRGISYGLFQQDDDLGRYMLIGLAAVAAIALGIWIWKGHDKLTTLALGLIMGGALGNGLDRILHGAVVDLFHFHVGSFSWYIFNLADVWIVVGAALLVLESLFGGRKAGKLKKAPDSSRKDAANE from the coding sequence TTGTCTGCACGGTCTTTGGGATATCTCGTTGCCTTGATTGGCTTTGTCGTTGATCAGGCGTTCAAGCTCTGGATGCTTTTCGGCTTCCAGATCGATGCGGTCATGCGTTTCGAAGGGCCAGTCAGAATCACGCCATTTTTTGATTTGGTGCTTGTCTGGAACCGAGGCATCTCCTATGGCCTGTTTCAGCAGGATGATGATCTGGGGCGCTATATGCTTATCGGCTTGGCGGCTGTCGCTGCCATTGCGCTGGGCATCTGGATCTGGAAAGGTCATGACAAGCTGACGACACTTGCCCTCGGCCTTATCATGGGCGGCGCTCTTGGCAATGGCCTTGACCGCATTCTTCATGGCGCCGTGGTCGACCTGTTTCATTTTCACGTAGGGAGCTTCAGCTGGTATATTTTCAATCTGGCTGACGTCTGGATCGTTGTCGGGGCGGCTCTTCTGGTTCTGGAAAGTCTGTTTGGCGGGCGGAAAGCAGGAAAGCTGAAAAAAGCGCCCGATTCCAGCCGCAAAGATGCCGCAAATGAATGA